From Pseudoalteromonas sp. DL-6, one genomic window encodes:
- a CDS encoding cell division protein ZapA — translation MSELQNQRVTVELLGKEQQFACPAGQEEALKAAAKNLNDLVEQMKQRSTVRNDQKALLMAALNLSHELLEAKTQKSVELEHQDQLIDKLSQYLSSNPEHIK, via the coding sequence ATGTCTGAGCTGCAAAACCAGCGAGTCACTGTTGAATTGCTTGGGAAAGAGCAGCAATTTGCTTGTCCGGCTGGGCAAGAAGAGGCACTAAAAGCGGCCGCTAAAAATTTGAATGATTTAGTTGAACAAATGAAACAACGTTCAACGGTCAGAAACGATCAAAAAGCATTATTAATGGCTGCGTTGAACTTAAGCCACGAATTGCTTGAAGCAAAAACGCAAAAATCAGTTGAACTTGAACATCAAGATCAACTGATTGATAAGCTGAGTCAGTACTTAAGCTCGAACCCTGAGCACATTAAATAA
- a CDS encoding SDR family oxidoreductase, translated as MSKVAIVTGGSKGIGFAVVQRLLTSGYQVHNLDIEPSESGVFHQCDVSDVTAVRLCIQAIIEKTQRIDVLVSNAGKHLSATIEQTDEATFDALMALNVKGAYAAIQSVLPTMKAQQDGAIVLIASDQAIIGKQNSFAYNLTKHALASMAKTTALDYASFNIRANAVCPGTIETPLFHNAIDAYCKRSGANKTDIVAEEAALQPLNRLGQADEVAALVSFLVSADASFITGSLQRIDGGYTAQ; from the coding sequence ATGTCAAAAGTTGCAATAGTAACCGGTGGCTCTAAAGGCATTGGCTTTGCTGTGGTTCAGCGATTATTAACGAGCGGCTATCAGGTTCATAACTTAGATATTGAGCCCAGTGAGAGTGGTGTTTTTCATCAATGTGATGTTAGTGATGTAACCGCCGTACGCCTGTGTATACAGGCTATTATTGAAAAAACACAACGAATTGATGTACTTGTTTCAAATGCTGGTAAACATTTAAGTGCCACAATTGAGCAAACCGATGAAGCGACATTCGATGCGCTAATGGCACTTAATGTTAAAGGTGCGTACGCGGCTATACAAAGCGTATTACCAACTATGAAAGCACAGCAAGATGGCGCTATTGTGTTAATTGCCTCAGATCAGGCCATTATTGGTAAACAAAACTCATTTGCTTATAACCTGACTAAACATGCATTGGCTTCAATGGCTAAAACCACCGCCTTGGATTACGCAAGCTTTAATATTCGCGCTAATGCAGTGTGCCCTGGCACCATAGAAACGCCGTTATTTCATAATGCAATTGATGCATATTGTAAAAGAAGTGGTGCTAACAAAACCGATATTGTTGCAGAAGAAGCCGCCTTACAACCGCTCAACCGTTTAGGTCAAGCCGATGAAGTTGCTGCACTGGTAAGCTTTTTAGTAAGTGCAGATGCCAGCTTTATTACTGGTAGCTTACAACGTATTGATGGCGGCTACACAGCACAATGA
- a CDS encoding amidohydrolase family protein: MSTKIIDPHLHFFNLLEGQYTWLQGANPPAWSNLDKIKQPISVAELIKSTDFELVGLVHIEAGFDNNQPVKELNWLANHIKTIPYKAISFATINQPNNAFKLALQQLEHCSLVGIRDITEGYDAERLLSPHCLDNLRHLSQLKLHFEAQFEVENLNITERLISYANQVSDLQIIINHTGLAHNLANWAAAIELLAKQPNVAIKFSGFELLMLNSEQQSQCFKHILKHFGMQRVMFASNFPVCQININYNELWQHYRTLCDDTIIWQHLSYKNAARLYQL, encoded by the coding sequence ATGAGCACTAAAATTATTGACCCGCATCTGCACTTTTTTAATTTGCTGGAGGGTCAATACACTTGGCTGCAAGGTGCTAACCCACCAGCTTGGTCTAACTTAGATAAAATAAAACAACCGATTAGCGTTGCTGAACTGATCAAAAGTACGGACTTTGAACTCGTTGGTTTAGTGCACATAGAAGCAGGCTTTGATAATAACCAGCCCGTTAAAGAGTTAAACTGGTTAGCCAACCATATTAAAACCATACCTTATAAAGCGATTAGCTTTGCAACAATTAACCAGCCAAATAACGCATTTAAACTAGCACTTCAGCAGCTAGAACATTGCTCTCTTGTAGGCATTAGAGATATCACTGAAGGTTATGATGCCGAGCGCTTATTGAGCCCACATTGCCTCGATAACCTGCGGCACTTGAGCCAATTAAAGCTGCATTTTGAAGCCCAATTTGAAGTAGAAAACCTCAACATCACCGAGCGGCTCATTTCTTATGCCAACCAAGTTAGTGACTTACAAATAATCATTAATCACACTGGGCTTGCACACAACCTTGCTAACTGGGCAGCTGCAATTGAACTACTTGCAAAGCAGCCTAATGTTGCGATTAAGTTTTCAGGTTTTGAGTTACTCATGCTTAATAGCGAGCAGCAAAGCCAATGTTTTAAACATATATTAAAGCATTTTGGTATGCAAAGAGTGATGTTTGCTAGCAACTTCCCAGTGTGCCAAATTAACATTAACTACAATGAGTTATGGCAACATTACCGCACTCTATGTGACGATACTATTATCTGGCAGCACCTGAGTTACAAAAATGCAGCGCGCCTCTATCAACTCTAA
- a CDS encoding peptidylprolyl isomerase — protein sequence MQISKNSAVEFHYTLSEAGEQIESSLNDAPLSYIHGSEGMLPGLETALEGKAAGDKFSVTLSPSESYGERVDDLIQRIPLKHLQGDVKVWKPGMTAMVQSNQGRHQVTIVKVGRFNADCDLNHPFAGKTLTFDVEVVSVREATNEEISHGHVHAEGGCGHAH from the coding sequence ATGCAAATCAGTAAAAATTCGGCCGTTGAATTTCATTACACCCTAAGCGAAGCGGGTGAACAAATCGAAAGCAGCCTAAACGACGCGCCATTAAGTTATATTCACGGCAGCGAAGGCATGCTACCCGGTTTAGAAACCGCACTTGAAGGTAAAGCCGCTGGTGATAAATTTAGCGTTACGTTATCTCCAAGTGAATCATACGGTGAGCGTGTTGATGACTTAATTCAGCGCATTCCGCTTAAGCACCTTCAAGGTGATGTAAAAGTGTGGAAACCAGGCATGACTGCTATGGTGCAATCAAACCAAGGTCGCCACCAAGTAACCATTGTAAAAGTAGGCCGCTTTAATGCAGATTGTGATTTAAACCACCCATTTGCTGGTAAAACGCTGACTTTTGATGTTGAGGTTGTCTCAGTTCGTGAAGCAACAAACGAAGAGATTTCTCACGGCCATGTTCATGCTGAAGGTGGTTGCGGCCACGCACATTAA
- a CDS encoding S41 family peptidase, which produces MAIFNSSSLKYTLLPFSLAALLTGCGGGGSDNATNPTTDNSGWTSGVFASSGQFKGQCQAINEKNWLRSWSNETYLWYDEIIDTNPALTSGVIDYFNTLKTEQLTESGAQKDNFHFSLPTDEWQRQSQSGLSFGYGFNIKIIAGSAPRQAVVSYTEPNTPASNQNIIRGFELLEVDGVDFINTTSSSEVGIINAGLFPEQTGKVTEFVFRDISTNENRTVTLTSQNIESQPVMNVRTDLADGDVGYFQFNSHNAIAETQLYNAFNQLAASSIKDLVIDVRYNGGGLLQMASQVGYMVGGSNTQGKIFERTIFNDKYPNTNPVTGQTLTPMPFTNRFVGFENNPAIVAGTPLPTLNLERVFLLTTSSTCSASEAIINGLRGADVEIIQIGAGTCGKPYGFYPTDNCDTTYFTIQFTGENNKGFGEYSDGFAPQNTIDDARQPVRIAGCAVADDFTKRLGDASEGLLDTALSYRATGSCPAPSSINSVLGFAPTIATDIPEVKDMRIQTMLEQNTILSDNMR; this is translated from the coding sequence ATGGCCATTTTTAATTCATCTTCTCTTAAATACACATTACTCCCTTTTTCGCTAGCCGCTTTATTAACAGGTTGTGGCGGTGGAGGTAGCGACAATGCGACCAACCCAACAACGGATAATAGCGGCTGGACTTCAGGTGTATTTGCTAGCTCAGGACAATTTAAAGGTCAATGCCAAGCAATTAATGAAAAAAACTGGCTACGCTCTTGGAGTAACGAAACCTACCTGTGGTATGACGAAATTATTGATACCAATCCGGCATTAACGTCAGGCGTTATTGATTACTTTAATACTTTAAAAACTGAGCAACTGACTGAATCGGGTGCGCAAAAAGATAATTTTCACTTTAGTTTGCCGACCGATGAATGGCAAAGACAAAGCCAATCTGGCCTGAGCTTTGGTTATGGCTTTAACATAAAAATAATTGCAGGTAGTGCGCCGCGTCAAGCTGTTGTTAGCTACACCGAGCCAAATACCCCAGCTAGTAATCAAAATATTATTAGGGGTTTTGAGCTTTTAGAAGTTGATGGTGTTGATTTTATTAACACCACCTCATCAAGCGAGGTGGGGATCATTAATGCAGGTTTATTCCCCGAGCAAACGGGTAAAGTTACCGAATTTGTATTTAGGGATATCAGTACCAATGAAAATCGCACTGTTACGCTCACGTCTCAAAATATCGAATCGCAACCAGTAATGAATGTTCGTACCGATTTAGCCGATGGTGATGTAGGTTATTTTCAATTTAATAGCCACAACGCCATAGCCGAGACACAGCTTTACAACGCCTTTAACCAACTCGCTGCCAGTAGCATTAAAGATTTAGTCATTGATGTGCGCTATAACGGGGGAGGATTATTACAAATGGCTAGCCAAGTAGGCTACATGGTAGGGGGCAGTAACACGCAGGGCAAAATATTTGAACGCACTATTTTTAACGATAAATACCCCAATACTAACCCTGTGACAGGGCAAACACTGACACCGATGCCTTTTACAAATCGTTTTGTTGGCTTTGAAAATAATCCTGCAATTGTAGCAGGCACGCCGTTACCCACCTTGAACTTGGAAAGGGTATTTTTACTCACCACCAGCAGTACCTGCTCGGCTAGTGAGGCTATCATTAACGGGCTGCGCGGAGCAGATGTTGAAATTATTCAGATAGGCGCAGGCACCTGTGGTAAACCCTATGGCTTTTACCCTACCGATAACTGCGACACCACTTATTTTACCATTCAATTTACTGGCGAAAACAATAAAGGTTTTGGTGAGTATTCAGATGGCTTTGCACCGCAAAATACTATTGATGACGCACGCCAACCTGTTCGTATTGCAGGTTGTGCTGTTGCTGATGACTTTACTAAACGCTTAGGTGATGCAAGTGAAGGCTTACTCGATACTGCGCTGAGCTATAGAGCAACTGGCAGTTGCCCAGCTCCAAGCTCGATAAATAGTGTTCTTGGTTTTGCGCCCACTATCGCCACCGATATACCAGAAGTAAAAGATATGCGAATTCAAACCATGCTGGAACAAAATACTATTCTTAGTGATAACATGAGATAA
- a CDS encoding MBL fold metallo-hydrolase translates to MKPFLTKAQKIGKCLLPLIGLFIHTKSNAAVEWQSLSANIQFIQQPDRLRFYDSNQVLIQGSECALLVDASGNFAAVEQLVTELKQQLKTPLCYLVATHFHDDHLLGMAVMQHYFPDAKLITHQQVANDFSRYQQALTDKLEGFEKSIELSYQRLATLPDAEQTQWREKLTRAKTRLFRWQGYQLTPPKMSISESKTLDLGGYTLTISPHQAHTNGDLTLLADKGKTLIGGDIIDWLPYPGHGELKQWQNLLKKYINNNTLSLFIPGHGNLVDKVKLKQSLTFLEAITEHAKNNPDANIEQLQKNFPSEALKPYQQEPLDIKSSHLFLQSGLLRAKNSQ, encoded by the coding sequence ATGAAACCATTTTTAACTAAAGCTCAAAAAATAGGTAAGTGCTTACTGCCTTTAATCGGCCTATTTATACATACAAAAAGCAATGCAGCAGTTGAGTGGCAATCGTTATCGGCTAATATTCAATTTATCCAGCAGCCAGATAGGTTACGTTTTTACGACTCTAATCAAGTGTTAATTCAGGGCAGTGAATGTGCCTTACTGGTAGATGCCAGTGGTAACTTTGCAGCAGTAGAACAACTGGTTACCGAACTAAAACAACAGCTAAAGACACCTTTATGTTACTTGGTTGCCACTCATTTTCATGACGATCACTTGCTGGGCATGGCGGTTATGCAGCATTACTTCCCAGACGCAAAACTGATTACTCACCAACAAGTCGCTAACGATTTTTCCCGTTATCAGCAAGCATTAACAGACAAGCTAGAGGGGTTCGAGAAAAGCATTGAGCTGAGCTATCAGCGATTAGCCACCTTACCCGATGCTGAGCAAACTCAATGGCGAGAAAAGCTCACTCGCGCTAAAACACGCTTATTTCGCTGGCAAGGCTATCAACTAACACCACCAAAAATGAGTATTAGTGAATCTAAAACATTAGATTTAGGTGGCTATACGCTCACTATAAGCCCGCATCAGGCACATACTAATGGCGATTTAACATTACTTGCCGACAAGGGTAAAACCTTAATAGGTGGTGATATAATTGACTGGCTACCCTACCCAGGGCATGGCGAGCTTAAGCAATGGCAAAACTTATTAAAAAAATATATAAATAATAATACGCTGTCACTTTTTATTCCTGGGCATGGCAATTTGGTAGATAAAGTTAAATTAAAACAATCACTCACGTTTTTAGAAGCAATTACGGAGCATGCTAAAAACAACCCCGACGCCAATATTGAGCAATTACAAAAAAACTTTCCAAGTGAAGCTCTAAAACCTTATCAACAAGAACCACTTGATATAAAATCAAGTCACTTGTTTTTGCAATCGGGATTACTTCGCGCTAAAAACAGCCAATAA
- a CDS encoding transglycosylase SLT domain-containing protein produces the protein MRHLILCFAIVLLCSCKTTQPEIIAPVVPAPVEQKAAQSNTPTSTNTNKVINKKTIPKALKVTQPTDLWAHIADNLHLPVEQNQALKKRINWYLKQPNYLKIVSRRAEPFLYHIVKKVEQKQLPMELALLPFVESGFRPTARSSEHAVGVWQLVAATAHHFGVKSDQWYDGRQDVLASTDAALDYLSYLHKRFDGNWLHALAAYNTGEGRVKRAIKRNQKRGKSTDFWALTLPNETADYVPKLLALSYLVKHPKAKFKRPKLPYKALTTSLNVAKQFDFSIMAKLSGMGAKQLHALNRGYLKNQSSPHGPHTLLLPIEQQALLKNRFFKANFAGEYIVKKNDTLYGIARHFGLPLKVLKQLNNKQNNFIGVGEKLVLGEPQTLPESLTINYKISPYLEQKEQIIPTIEVDYHVKPGDNLWNISQLYGVAHSDLARWNKLSASSVLKPGTQLVLFIPQAATPKTTPAKKDLLLDLQNTLNHPR, from the coding sequence ATGCGTCACTTGATCTTATGCTTTGCCATTGTATTGCTATGTAGCTGTAAAACCACACAGCCAGAGATCATTGCGCCTGTAGTCCCTGCACCCGTAGAACAAAAAGCCGCACAATCAAACACGCCAACCTCTACAAACACCAACAAAGTTATTAATAAAAAAACAATACCTAAAGCCCTAAAAGTGACTCAACCGACTGACTTATGGGCACATATTGCTGATAACTTACATTTACCGGTTGAGCAAAATCAGGCGTTAAAAAAACGCATTAACTGGTATTTAAAACAGCCGAATTATTTAAAAATAGTGTCTCGCCGTGCAGAGCCTTTTTTATATCATATCGTAAAAAAAGTAGAGCAAAAGCAGCTCCCCATGGAACTGGCATTACTGCCATTTGTAGAAAGTGGCTTTAGGCCTACCGCCCGCTCAAGTGAGCACGCTGTGGGTGTGTGGCAACTGGTTGCAGCAACCGCGCATCATTTTGGGGTTAAATCTGATCAATGGTACGACGGACGCCAAGATGTATTGGCCTCAACCGATGCGGCACTTGATTACTTAAGCTATTTACATAAGCGTTTTGATGGTAATTGGCTGCATGCACTTGCTGCCTATAATACCGGTGAAGGTCGAGTTAAGCGCGCTATAAAACGCAATCAAAAACGAGGTAAATCAACTGACTTTTGGGCACTAACCCTACCAAATGAAACAGCTGACTATGTACCAAAACTATTAGCACTAAGCTATTTAGTAAAACACCCTAAGGCAAAGTTTAAACGCCCAAAGCTTCCTTATAAAGCACTGACTACCTCGTTAAATGTGGCAAAACAGTTTGATTTTTCAATTATGGCCAAGCTCTCTGGTATGGGTGCAAAACAGCTACATGCTCTTAATCGAGGCTATTTAAAAAACCAAAGCTCACCCCATGGCCCGCACACTTTGCTACTCCCTATTGAGCAACAAGCTTTATTAAAAAACCGCTTTTTTAAAGCCAATTTTGCAGGGGAATACATAGTCAAAAAAAATGACACGCTATACGGTATTGCTAGGCATTTTGGCTTGCCCTTAAAAGTACTAAAACAGCTCAATAATAAGCAAAATAACTTTATTGGCGTTGGCGAAAAACTTGTTTTAGGGGAGCCGCAAACTTTGCCTGAGTCGCTCACTATTAACTATAAAATAAGTCCTTACTTAGAACAAAAAGAGCAAATCATTCCAACCATCGAGGTAGATTACCACGTAAAACCCGGTGATAACCTTTGGAATATAAGTCAGTTATACGGCGTTGCTCATAGCGATTTAGCGCGTTGGAATAAATTATCTGCCTCAAGCGTATTAAAACCTGGGACTCAGTTGGTTTTATTTATACCTCAAGCCGCTACGCCAAAAACTACACCGGCGAAAAAAGACCTGTTACTCGACTTACAAAATACATTAAATCATCCACGTTAA